The genomic stretch CATGGTCACACGGAGCACCCCTGGCACCGCTGCTCCAAAAAGGAATTTCATTTAAGTCAAGGAGGACAAAACCCACTAGGACCAGAAAGGGCAGCAGTGGGAAAGGCCACTGCTCCTGGTTGCCGCACACCTTAGAGAGACTCCTGGTCACAACCAGAATCCTAGTTCCTGTAGGAGGCAGTAGGAGATTAGAGCACAGACTAAGAAAGGAACAAGTATATAGTGTACACAGCAAGTACTCAATGGTTTCCTTTCCTCTACTTTCTAAGAGTCCAAATAAGAACAAATCTTTAAATGCCACACTGCCCTTGGATTAAGAGGggcatttaaagcatttttcttgtTAGTGCTTAAAATATAGATTTGCCATTCTGTACTGGAAAAAAAGCCAACCCAGGTTTCACTAGTCACTTACATTTGCAGGGTGATCACCACTGAGGGGGCACGTAGCTGTAGGTGGGCGTTCCTGGGGCCCGATACGTGGGCACAGTGACTGGGTGGGGGGCAACAGGAGTTGGGGAGTGGGCGGTCAGCAGGGTACCTGGAAGAAAGAGCAGCTGTCTCAATGGCAGGCAGCACTACCCACATGAGGCTAGCCTATGTTACCATGCAGCTCCATGCTGCCTGAAAAGAGAGCTCTGGCTTGGCCTGCTTTAACAGGAAGAGGGGTGGTCATGACCTAGACTGCTGTCAGAATTCAGATCATACACAACTCAAAGTTGTATAAACACAGCAAGCTCATATGATAATGTCTGTAGAAGGCTCTGTACCTTCCCTTCATATAAGCATACTCAATGATTTTTGCAGATCAGATGATAATCAACAAATTAATCATTATTTACccttaaaaaggaagatattcaggtgcctgggtaggttagtcagttaagcactggacttcagctcaggatcgcacagttcatgagtttgagccctgcattgggttccccagggacagtgcagagcctgcttgagattctctctctctccctctctgtccctccaaacacccctccccaaataaataagcttttacaatgaaaaaatttttaaaaaggaaggaaatttgtcCATGCTACCATGGATGAATATACAGgatgtcatgctaagtgaaataagccagtcacagaaagacacacCCAataggattccacttacataaggtATCTCAAGTAGTCAAActgatagaaagtagaatggtggtggccaggggctggggagtgggagggtggggcaggggaaaaAGAGAGCTGTTATTTAATGAGCACAGATcttcagttttgcaaggtgaaAGAGATCTGTTTTACAACAAAGTGAAAATACTTAACACTACTCAACTATacagttaaaaatggttaagatagtaaaaattaaagagagggaaggagggagattcTAAACTACATGACCTTGTAAGTACATGaagataaatgtattttccctatATCTGCAGAAAACTCAGCAACTCTGAGTCCATCTGTAAATCAGCATAACCTCCAACCTAATGGCCTCACCCTGCTTTTCTTCACTTCCCATCTTCCTGCCCACAACCAACCCAGGGCCTGCCATCTCTCCCTTCACGTGCCTCAAACAAGCAGTTTCTGTCTGTGCCTTCACAGAAAAGTATGGGAAAACCAAATACAAGGGAGACTCTGAGAAGAAACACACATGGTATCCTAACACACCTTTCTCTCTGGCACAATCTCCCTATATTGgagttaaagggggaaaaaaaaagagagggagggaacaatattaaaacacacacacacagccatggGCAAGCAATGACATCTTCCGTATTTGGCTGCGTGCCACAGACAACCCATATGACCACTGGGGGCTCACAGGGAGATGTGCACATCCTAGCCAGGAGTCTCATTTCTCTGTGATGTATTTTCCTGAACAAGGGAAAGGGAAGCCTTGGGAAATAAAGGTGACCAATGCCAAAGATTTTCTATAAGAGGCTGTTATGTCCATGAACACAAAGCCAGCTTTCCTAGATTCATGCAAACACCAACATTCACACAACTTGCCCTGCAGCCTACACTAAAGGGGAGTTATCAGGAAGGCCAGCCCACCCAGATACAAAGTGATCACCTTCTGCCCAAGCTTGGTATGTTCACTGGTGTGCCCCTCAGCCCTACTGCTAAGGGCTCAGCTCACCTGTCTAATACATTGATCACTATCCACTCATGCCCTATGGGGAAGGTACTTGGTTCTTGGCTGGTCACACCTGTCTTCTCAACcaaaagaagaaggggaagaaataaaaggaagggaaagaaggatcaTATGCTGTTCCTTTCCCAAAGAGTATATCCTTCCACACAACTCAAGCCATTGAAAAATCAAACCAAGGGTCAGAGAATTAGTGAGCTCTCCCTTCTCCTGGCTCTCATAAAACAGGCAACCCAGGGTCAAGGACTCACCTGCTGACATGGCCATAGTGGTCCCAGCCACCATGCCCATGGTGACGCCATTGCCTCTAGGTGGAGGGATGGGAGCAGGGTACACTGTTGCTGGCATGCCGTTGGGCTGCACCACCGTGGTGTGGTGGATGACATGAGGGGGTGCTGCATACAGGGGCTGTGTGTAGTACGTGCCCTgctgcagggaggaagagagacaaataccacagGGCTCCACACTTCATGGGTCAGAGTCCAGAGAGAACCAACCCTTCCCACACACACAATGCCCAAGAGCACTTAATTAAGGGACCCATAGCACACCCAGGCCTACCTGTGCATAGGGGCTCTGCTGGGGGTAGGCACTTCGCACAGGGTACACAGCAGTCTggtaggggttgggggaggaggagtatGGTGGCACTGCCCCGCTGGTGGGGGAACAGGACACTTTGTAAGGTGTGCCAGGAGTGTAACCTGAAACAAAGAAGCCAGTGGCCAGTGAAAACCCAAGAgatttcctctaagatcaggatcaagacaaggatgtcccctcccctcttaccacttttattcaacacattaATAGAAGTACTAGCGACAGCAACCAggtaagaaataaaaggcatccctactggtaaggaaaaagtaaaactatcactatttgcagctgacatgacactatatacaaaaactaaagactccaccaaaactgTTAGAATAGATGAattcattggggtgcctgggtggctcagtcggttgagcatccatccagctcttgatttcagctcaggtcatgatcccagggtcaagggattAAGCCTGGCtgtgggctccgcactgagcatggagcctgcttggaatattctccctctttctcactttctctaccctcctccctccctctctgtgtccctctccccagctcacgctctctaaaataaagtaaaaaaaaaaaaaaaaaaaaaaaaaaaaattataacgaattaatgaattcagtaaaattgcaggacataaaatacacagaaacctgttgcatttatatacactgataacaaagtagcagaaagagaaattcagaaaaccatcccatttacaacaccagcaccaaaaacagtaaaatatccagaaataaatgtaaccaaaagGGTAAAAGACCGTATACTCTGAGAACTGTAGGACAAACTGATGAAAAAAAACTGatgacaacacaaataaatggaaagagacaCCACACTCATGTACTGGAAGAATcagtatcattaaaatgtccatactactgatagcaatctacaaattcaatgcaatccccatcaaaataccaacagcatttttcacataactagaacaaacaattctaaaatttgtgtatggaaccacaaaagacccccaaacagccacagcaatcttgagaaagaagaacaaagctggaggtatcacaatcctagatttcaagatatactacacaAAGCTGTAACCAAAATGgtgtgatactggcacaaaaacagacacacagatcaatggaacaggataaagagcccagaaataaacctacatttatatggccaattaatctacaacaaaggaggcaagaatatacagtgggaaaaagacagtcttttcaacaaatggtgttgggaaaattgggcagctacgtgcaaaagaatgaaattggaccactttcgtAAACtagccacaaaaataaactcaaaatggattaaagacctaaatgtgagacctgaaaccttaaaactcctaaaagaaaacaggcaataatCTCTTGGACATTAGCCTTAGCAGCATACTTACGGATCtcttaggcaagggaaacaaaagcaaaaataaattaggactacatcaaactaaaaagcttctgcaaagcaaaggaaacaatcaacaaaacaaaagacaaccaaACTACTGAAGGAGAGGAGATCTGCAAATaaatctgataaggagttaatatccaaaatacacaaagaacgcCAAAATAAAAGCACCCAACTGAACagtgggcagaagacctgaatagacagtttcccaaagaagagatcaaatggctaacagacacatgaaaagatgcttaacatcattcacatcagggaaatgcaatcaaaaccactttgtgaaatgagatatcacttcacaccaatcagaatggctactaacaaaaagacaagaaacagtaAGAGCTGGTGAGGAGGTGGAGCAAAGGGAACACTGGTACaccttggtgggaatgtaaattggtgctgccagtacagaaaacagtatggaggttcttcaaaaaattaaaaacagaaataccatgtgatctaATAATtcccctactaggtatttacccaaagaaaatgaaaacactagtttgGAAAGATACATACACTCCtatttttattgtagcattatatacaataccaacatacggaagcaacccaagtaccCAAAGACAGAACAGATAAAGATgtcatgtatatgtatgtacacatacagccacacacacacacacacacacactctctctctctctctctcacacacacacacacacacacacacacacacacacacacacacacagtggaatattactcaactacaaaaaaaaagaatgagatgtcATTTCCAGTAACACAAATGGACCTAGagagcattatgttaagtgaagtaagttagacagagaaaggcaaataccataagatccatgtgatttcacttatatgtgcaatctaaaaaacaaaacaaaacaaaaaccagaaacagactcataaatagagaacaaagtggtggttgcTGGGCTGGGCAGGCAATGGTAATAGGTTGAAAAGGTGAGGAGGATTCAGAAGTactaacttccagttataaaataagtaagtcatggagagGAATAAAAAGTACAGCTCAAAGAATACAGTCAGTAACATTGTAATAACACTGTACGATGAGAGATGATGAATACACTTATTGTGCTGTATAGCACACAGACAGAACTGGATcactatgtcatacacctgaaactaacataaaatttaaaaagaaaagaaaaaaaggctttaatTCAAACCCACTTTTGGCCTGGCACAGGGAGGAACCAAGCAGTGTTCTAGCCCTGACCGCAGTCAAGATGTGACACCACTATGGACCAGTCCATCCTCCACAAAGATCTGACCTCATTTCCAGACCtgatacatgtatgtgtgtgtggggtagGAGCACGGGGCCtttgggggagaaggaaaaaaacaaggagaaagtTCTACTGATAGTATACTCAACACAGGAACAGAAAAGATATACCTGTTCTGTAGGAATACAAATGGGTACACGTCTAGAGCACAATCTAGCATTAAAAGTATGTCTGTCTTTATATCCCGTAAGTCCACCAAAAAAAAGCATAGATTGGAACAGACTCAACTGTAAAAATGCTCATCACAGTGTTTATCACAGCAAAataaagttggggggggggggggaggaattaTCAAGCACCAGGGCTATGGTAAAAAGATTTGACTTAAGACagtaagggggcacctgggtggctcagttgggtaggtGTCCAACTTGggcacttgggctcaggtcatgatctcagttcatgaattcaagccccatgtcgggctctgtgttgacagctcagagcctggagcctgcttcagattctgtgtctccctctctctctgtccctcatgttctgtctctctgtctctcaagacagaatcaacattaaaaaaattttttttaaataaaaaagtttttttaaataaacttcaaaaagttgaaaaattttaattacattattgGACTGTGGTTAGAAGTGTACATATATTTTGTCATTAATTTAAGAGagaggggcgtgtgggtggctcagtcggttaagggtctgactcttgattttggctcagatcgtaaTCTCACTGTTTAttagatagagccccacatcagactctgcgctaaaagtgcagagcctacttgggattctctctccctctctctctctgatcctccctgttcactctctctcaaaataaataaataaacttaaaaaaaaaagtttaagagacagaaagaaaatgaatgactCCCAGGAAGTACACCAGCTCTAAATGATGCTTTTCTCAAGTCACATGAAAGAAATACCCCTTTGACAAGGACCGAGTCAGTCTTAGAAGTTCTTCTAACTGTCATGTACTTTGTGTGCCTAGGTTCACTCCACAGAATGCCTTTCATGGCGTTCATTATGAAGATGCTGATAAAGATGATACTGTCCAAAAGGTCACCCAGTCCCAAGTAGTAGAGCAGGTACAAACCCAGACCTGACTGTGAGTCCTGACTCCTTTGTCCAAACCAGGCAACTCCCAAGCTCAACTACTTTGTTTTCACTCTGAAGAGTGAAAAGACCCTTCCAGGTTTCCCTAAATTATTCTGAAATTCGTTTTAACTGCGAGGTTAACTGTAAGTGGCAACAACGAATAGCCACTCTCCTCAGGTACAGTGCTTCCATCAACATGACTGGTCACAAGTGTGCCCACCATGCACCTCACTGATCCTAATACAATAAACtaattcagaaaaagaagaggctATTTGAGGAAGTGAAAACACACAAGCAACAAATTCATGACCTGGATGAAAAATTGGAGAAAAGAGATCCTCTAAAAAACTTATCACTATTCCTAACAAGTAAGTTCAAGACCATTTTGTCACTGTTCAAACTGCAAAAAGAGCTTGGAGTTTTGGACTGCATACAAGGTGGAAGCTACCAACCTGAGCGAGCTTCCAGGAATACAGTATAAATCCAAAACAATGAAGACCCAGGCATACAGCCCTCCACAGAGAGGTTCTCTGATTCAGAATCACTCTTTTGGTCAACTACATGCACTGAAAGAAGGTGAAGTCCTTCACTCGCAGCCAATGAACGGTCAACCTACAATGCCTTTCTTCTTCTAATGGAGGCCAGAGGCCTACTGTTGCAGAAATCCCTCCAGCTGGCCCTAGGTTTCTTAAGGTGGCTTTTGTAACACCTGCCTCATATGTATGCTTTGTTGAAGATGGTGAGATGACTCCGAAAAGCTACTATGTGTATGCACCTGTGAGATTATGATTGAATGGTACATTTCatgtgaaaacaaaactaaaataaaactgcaaacaaatatgtatatatttttgagagagagagcacaagtgggggaatggcagagaaagaggaagaatcccaagcaggatctgcgctatcagtgcagagcccaatgtggggctcaaattcacgaactgtgagatcattacctgagctgaaatcaagagtcagatgcttaaccaactgaaccagccaggtgggTATCCCAGAGCTGCAAACAAATATTAACAACATGCACACTGGAGTAAATGGGGTCAAGAGTAATTGACGTCCACAACTTACTTTGAAACACGTCAAAAAGTAAGATGGACTGAAGGATAGACAGAGGGATACATATGTGATAcaagtaaaatgtaaattttaaatgttgattgtaggg from Panthera leo isolate Ple1 chromosome C1, P.leo_Ple1_pat1.1, whole genome shotgun sequence encodes the following:
- the FAM168B gene encoding myelin-associated neurite-outgrowth inhibitor isoform X2, whose translation is MNPVYSPGSSGVPYANAKGIGYPAGFPMGYAAAAPAYSPNMYPGANPTFQTGYTPGTPYKVSCSPTSGAVPPYSSSPNPYQTAVYPVRSAYPQQSPYAQGTYYTQPLYAAPPHVIHHTTVVQPNGMPATVYPAPIPPPRGNGVTMGMVAGTTMAMSAGTLLTAHSPTPVAPHPVTVPTYRAPGTPTYSYVPPQW
- the FAM168B gene encoding myelin-associated neurite-outgrowth inhibitor isoform X1, with translation MNPVYSPGSSGVPYANAKGIGYPAGFPMGYAAAAPAYSPNMYPGANPTFQTGYTPGTPYKVSCSPTSGAVPPYSSSPNPYQTAVYPVRSAYPQQSPYAQQGTYYTQPLYAAPPHVIHHTTVVQPNGMPATVYPAPIPPPRGNGVTMGMVAGTTMAMSAGTLLTAHSPTPVAPHPVTVPTYRAPGTPTYSYVPPQW